The segment TAGAAAAGCGATAATACCAGCTGCAGGTCTTGGAACTAGATTTTTGCCGGCTACAAAAGCAATGCCAAAGGAAATGCTACCAATTGTTGACAAACCGACTATCCAATACATTGTTGAAGAAGCGGTTGCTTCAGGCATCGAAGACATTATCATTGTTACTGGAAAAGGGAAAAGAGCAATCGAGGACCATTTCGATAATGCATGGGAATTGGAAGAGAACTTAGTTGCAAAAGAGAAGTTTGACCTTCTCGATAAAGTAAAAGAATCATCCAATGTAGACATTCACTATATCCGCCAAAAGGAACCAAAAGGTTTAGGACATGCTGTATGGTGTGCAAGAAACTTCATTGGTGATGAGCCGTTTGCCGTGTTGTTAGGTGATGACATTGTGGACAGTGACGATCCATGTTTAGGTCAATTAATGTCCCAATACGATGAAACATTATCTTCTGTTATTGGTGTACAGGTTGTACCTGATGCAGAAACACATCGCTATGGTATCGTTGATCCAATTGAAGGATCTGGAAGAAGACACCAAGTGAAAAAATTCGTGGAGAAACCAAAGCAAGGCACAGCTCCATCTAATTTGGCAATTATCGGCCGCTATATTTTCACTCCGGAAATTTTCCGATTCTTAGAAGAACAAGAAGTAGGCGCAGGCGGCGAAATTCAGCTGACAGATGCAATCGAAAAGCTGAACCAAATCCAAAGAGTGTTTGCTTATGAGTTTGAAGGCAATAGATATGATGTTGGGGAGCAATTGGGCTTTATCCAAACAACAATCGAGCTTGCTTTAAAGCGTGATGATATTAAAGATAAATTGGAAGTATATTTGAAAGACCTTGTTGGAAACATGCAGGACGAGCCTGTTAATAATAAATAAAGAGGCTGGGACATAAGTATGTGAACCAGCATAAAGACCGAACTATTTAATCAACTATTGATTAAATAGTTCGGTTTTTTTGTTTTTAGTTTTAATGCGATAATTAGAAATCTTAGTGCAGCGCAATGAAACGAACTAACTTTAACTCAAAATGCTATTTAGACACAACCTTCATTTTTCAAATTTAGATGTAATTTTATTATTCGTGTTTAGAAAGGTTATCTTTTGATTTGTCCCAGCCTCTTTTTATACGAAGATTACTAAAAAGAGGAATTGATTCCAAGTATTTTCAGCTAATGCTATTAAACAAAACGCCTATCTACTCGATATTAATAGTATATTAAACTATTAAAACAATTGAGGTGTATGGTTATAAAAAAATTACTGAGCAAGAAGGCTGCCTTTTTGGTGTTTTTTTCTATTTTTGGACTGTTATTAATTAACCCTGAGCATAAACTAGCAGCGGATACAGGCTGGTCAGGGGATTTTTATAATAATACCAATCTATCTGAAACGGGAATCTCTGTACAATTTCCAAGTCTCCACTTGAATTGGGGCTATGATAAGCCTATGAGTGGTGTTAATGCAAATAATTTTTCAGCGTCATTTACAACGAAGCTGAATGTGCAAGAAAGCCAGCGCGATTATTTTCTCCAAACCTTTGCAGATGACGGTGTCAGAATGTATGTGGATGATAAGCTATCAATTGATAGCTGGAGCAAATCTGGCCAAACCATTTCGAAACCAATCAATCTGACTGCTGGTGTTCATAATGTCAAAACAGAGTATAGTGAGGCAGGAGGCAAAGCGATCCTGTTTTCTGATGTGCTGCCTTTTGACAGCTGGGTTGGTTATTTGTACAATAACACGACAAAAAAAGGTGCTCCAGAGGATGCGCTTCTATATACACCTACTAGTAACAGCGATTTGTCTTTTAACTATGGCTATAATGCACCTGGTGCAAAAAATATCGGCAGTAACAATTTTTCGATGAAGCTTTACACATACAAAAAGCTTGCTGCAGGGCAGTATGTTATTCATACAAAATCTGACGATGCTATTCAAATTTTTATAGATAATAAGAAGGTGTTAGAGAAAACAAGTCCAGGAGAGGAACAAATTATCGTCGATGTGGCTAACTCCTCGCAAGGAAGCACCCATGCTATTAGAGTGGAATATGTGGAGAAAACAGGGAAAAGCTATCTAGACTTTTCCATTACACCTGTGAAGGAAGAGCTGGCTGAAAGCTCATGGCTTGCCGCTTATTATAACAGTACAACTGCTGCGGGAATCGGCAATGTATATGGAGGCAACAGCAGCACAAGCAAAATCAGCAATGTGTTTTATAACTGGAAAACTGCTGCACCGAACACTAAGACAGCGAAGGATAATTTTTCTGCTTCCTATTATAAACTATTGAATAAAGGTGATTACTTTGTTCATACAATTGCTGATGATGGAATAAGTGCGACTATTAATGGACAACCATTATTTAATCGCTGGTCATCCTCCTCAGGTAAAGAGAATAAGGCAGTGATTCCAAATCTGCAGTCTGCAGGTATACTGAAAATCAACTATTTAGAAAAGACTGGCGGTGCGTTTGTTAGTGCAGATGTGCTTCCGTATGGACAGTGGCTAGGTTATTATTATGCAAATACTAGTTTAAAAGGAGTCCCTGCTAACAAAAAAATCATCAAGGGCGATGGAAACGGGGCATTCAGCTTTGATGCTGGCACTGGCGCTCCTGCTGCGGGTGTTCCAGTTAATAATTATACGGCCCAGTTTATTACTGCAATGAAGCTGACTGCAGGTGATTATGTACTTCGTTATAGTGCAGATGATGGTATACGAGTTTATGTTGATGATAAGCTAGTGCTGGACAAATGGACTAGCTCCAATTCTTCTGAAAACACAGTGAAAATCAATATAAATGATATAGCGACAACAGATGCCGCTAAAAAGGATGTTCACTGGATTAAAGTTCAATATCTAGAGAAAAGCGGGAAGTCAAAGCTTAACTTCGACATAAAACCATTACAGCAATCAGTGACGACAAGTGATTGGCTTAATGTGTTTTATCCAAACAAAACGCTGACAGGAACTGGAACAGTAATTGGCGGGAAATACGCTAAGACAAAAATCAGTTCAATTCAGTATAAATGGAATAAAAATGCGCCTCTTGCGGGTATTCCTGCAGATGGCTTTTCGGCATCCTTCTTGAAAAAAATAACTGGAGGTCAAGATTACTTTGTTTCAACATTTGCAGACGATGGCATGCGGGTGAAGGTAGACAACAAATCTGTTATCAATCGCTGGAGTAACTCAGGCGGTGTATATAACAATGGATTAATTACAAGCTTGAGCTCTGGCGAACATGTTATCCAGGCTGATTATTATGATAATACTGGCAGTGCCTATGCTTATGCAGATGTACAGCCATTAGGAAACTGGATTGCCTATTATTATAACAATACGACACTGACAGGAGCACCGGTGGCATCTAAGGGTGTTAATAACAGTAACAGCATGACATTGACTCAGAATTTTGGAACAGCAGCACCGGCAGCTTCTGTTAATGCAGACGGATTTTCGGCGAAATATGTGACTGCGAAAAGAATCGAAGCTGGGGAGTATGTTATTCGTGGTCTTTCTGATGACGGTATTCAAGTATTTATTGATGGACAACCAGTCATTGATCAATGGAATAACGGCTCTTACAGAGAGAAGGCTACAAAGGTAAAGATTGCTGATACGAAGGACGGTAATATTCATTGGATAAAAGTGCGTTATTACGATAATAAGGGAACAGCGAAATTCGAGCTTTCTTTTGTCCCATATACTGCTGAAAATCTAGTCAACAGCACTGGCTGGTATGCAGAATATTATCCGAAAATTATCGGTGCTGATGAGACTCCTGCTTATACTTTGTCTGACAATGTTCAACCAGTTGTCATCGGCGGACAGAATTCGATTAACAAAATAACAGCTGTTAATTTCGATTGGGGAACAGGATCGCCAGCAAGCACACTTGGTACAGATAAATTCTCTGCCATTTACAGAAAGACAGTGGAAATAACAGAGGATGGATTGTACAACTTTACGGTCCAAGCAGATGATGGAGTCATTCTGGAAATCGATGGTGAAAGAGTGATAAATTCATGGGAAAGCACCTCAAGCGGCAAGCGCGAAGTTACTGGCTATAAGCTTGCGAAGGGGACACATGAATTTGTCCTAAAATATTATGATAATACTGGTAAAGCATCTGTTAGCTTTGAAATGAAGAAAACAAAAGCTGTCTATACAGCATATGATTACTTAAATTATTCGTTGGCTGACGCAGCTGCTATTCAAGCTAGTAAATCTGCCCAAACTGATAAGAAGTATAAAGCATATGTCAGAGAGGATGTCTTCTCTTATATAAGCAGCTACAGTGGTTACGGGTTGATTAATAGTGGCAGCTGGAATGTGAGAGGTGGAGCTAGCCTAAATGATTGGATAATTGGCAAGTTCTCAACAGGAGATAAAGTAACCATTTTGTCAAAAACAGCTAAGGACAGTAGCGGGTATTACTGGTATGAAGTAGACTTCTACAAATACTATGATGAAATAGCTGCAGCAACGACTGACATGCCTGCCCAATACAGACTATCTTACAATTATTGGGTTAATGCTGGTCCTGCAGACATCCAATATTATTTGAATCCGGATAATTTCATGAGTGATGAAAAGCAGAAGCTGCAGTTCTTGAAGCTTTCAGCAAGTGCAAGCTTAAATGAGGCAGAGGTAAACGCAAAAATTCTTGTCGGAAAAGGGATCTTCGCAGAAAAGGCGAGCTCGTTTATAGAGGCAGGCAAACAGTATGGAATAAATGAAATTTACTTGATTTCCCATGCATTGCTGGAAACAGGCAATGGTTTTTCAGAGCTGGCAACTGGAGTTACCGTTTCTAGTGTTGACGGTAAGGCAGTTGAACCGATGAAGGTTTATAATATGTACGGAATAGGAGCATATGATGCTTCGCCAACACAAAGCGGATCTGAATATGCATACAAGCATGGCTGGACAACCCCAGAAAAAGCTATTATCGGCGGAGCAGAGTTCATCGGCAAAAATTATATTAATAATGCCACATACCAACAAGACACACTTTATAAAATGAGATGGAATTCCAATAATCCAGGAGTGCATCAATACGCAACAGATATAGGGTGGGCAAGTAAACAAGTGAATCGCATGAAATCCTTGTATGATTTGCTTGATTCCTATGAAATGTACTTTGAAATTCCGATATATAAATGATAACGGAGCCAGCACGAATTGGAGTGCTGGCTTTTACTTGTTTTCAAAGCATATAAGTTTTAAAATGGTCTTCATAGAAAAAAAGGGATTTTGCTTTGTTCGAACCCCTGTAGGAGAAATTAGTTTCTGTAGGCTTTTAGTGAATTGATCCAAAAGTAAAAACAATAGATTTTAAAGAAGGCTTTATACTGTTTGACAGCACATAAATAAAGGTAAGAATTAGGTCGGAATTCCTAGAAAAATCAAAAGTAAAATTACTTATTTTTGCTTGCTTGCTCCATAATGATAGGTTAATGTTTAAGAAAATCTGCAAAATGTGTATAATAATAAAATGGTTACTTTTGTAAAAGAAGTGAATCGTTCTAATACATAGTGTATTTGATAATGAAGAGGCGGTGTTTTTATAGTGTCAAACTATAATAAAAAACAATTCGAAGCGCAAAATAAAATTGAGTATAATAATGATGGCTACTATGTCTACAATAAAAAAAGCAGCATATTCAGTGCATTGAAAAAGAAGAAGGAAAAGCTGTTGACTGTTGTTACACCTGTTTATAATGCTGAAAAATACTTAAGCAAAACAGTTGATTCTGTTATTAATCAAACAATCGGTTTTGATAATGTGGAATATATTCTTGTCGATGACGGGTCAAATGATAATTCTCGTCCGATGCTGTTGGAATATGCTCAGAAATACCAGAATATGATGGTTGTTTTTCTAAAGGAAAATACAGGAACCCCTGCACAGCCAAGAAACTTAGGAATAGAACTGGCAACAGCTCCTTATATTACGTTCCTTGATGCAGATGACTGGTTGGAGAATAACGGTCTTGAAGTTCTTTACAATATCCTGAAAGAAACTAACGATGATTATGTTGTCGGCAAAACAATCCAGGTAGAGAATAAATCTACTAAAATAGTTGGTGAGCATGAATCCTGCAAAGAAAGAAGAGGTATTCAAGCAACGTCCATTCCTCATATTTTTCAGCATTTAGGACCGCGTTCAAGAATGATGAAGACAAGTCTGTTGAGAGATAACAATATTCGTTATCCGGAAATGAAGTATGCAGAGGACAAGCAGTTCTTTATCGATGTGCTTGTTGCAACTAAAACAATTTCAACTACGACTAATGTTATTTACTATTTGAACAGGCTTGATGAAAATGATGCTTCCTTAACGAAACAAACAAGCATCATGCAGAAAATGGATACAAACATTAAAGTAATTGACTATGTAAAGGCAAAGAAGCTTGATGAAAAAACAGAAAAGATGATTTTAAATCGTCTTTATGAATTTGATTGCATCACTAGATTCTTTAATCGTCAGCATTTCTTCAAGAGTAAAAACAAGCAGGCGTATTATGACAAATTTAATGAAGTGATTGAAACAACGAAGGATCTCAGCTACTCTATTGAGGATCAATTCTTCCACCCAATCAATAAGGTCGTTTATAATATGTTCCTTAATGGTGAACAGGATAAAATTGCTGACTTGTTTAAATGGGACAAAAAGGAAAAAGTAAAAGACATTGTCATTCTGGAAAATGAGCCATATATGGTAACACCTTTTGAAGACAAGAAGCATATTCGTGTTTCTATGGCAGGCTTCTATGAAGAGGGAGCTTTCGGTGAAAGCGACTATGTTTTGGACTTCCATTTGTATGGTGATTCTATTGATAATGTTAATGATATAATCTTGCGTGACAGGGGCAATACAGTAAATCAATATTCCTTTGAGCTTGAAAGAATCGATAAGCATCATTTCCGCTTGACGCTTCCATTGACAACAATGCTTGAGTTTGGGAAGGGAAGCTATGCAATATTCATCCGTTATAATGAATATCAAAAGATTAGCTTAATTCGTATGGACTATACGCAAAAAGTGATGGATAAAAAGCTGTACCAGTTCTATACAACAATCAATTCAAATCTTGGCTTGAATATTAAGTAATGTAAGCAATTCTGTACCCTATAGTGCGGGTCTTATGCCCGCAGCTATAGGTTTTTTTCATTTTTGTGACAAAAATGAAAATAGTCTAACACAGTTGAGCATCGTACTTCTAAATAAGTTTGAAATCCATTCACGTTACCTATATAATGTTTGATAGATTGTAAAGTACGTGAATTTAGGTACTGTATGTTTGAGAGGAGTAGCATAATGAGTGAATCTGGATATGTTCATAAACAGGCACATAAGGTAATTATTGATAACGATCAATTATCCGTAAAGTTCTGTTTTAAACATGAATTGCTTGAAGCAAAGCAGACAAGCCTTGTACTAATACAAAGAGGCTCTGAAAATGTAATAGAGGGGTCTATCAAGCAAATTGACATAAATGAAGATTTTGGAATTTATGAATCGGCAATCAGCCTTACTGAAAATAAAGAGGAATTGATCAAGACATCTACATGGGACTTGTATTTGCTTGTGAAGGATGAAGACACAGAGACAGAGACAGACACAGACACAGAGAAGAAATTTAGAATAAAAAGCAATAAGGCAGCATTGGAGCTTAATTATTATATGTTTGCTGAAGCTGGCACAATGTTTTATGCTTATACCACGAATAAAGGCAATGTTTCCTTCAGAACGGTTCAACAGAGGATTATTGCTAACATTGAGGAAGCCCATTTAACAAATGGAAGTCTTGTACATATTTCTGGATATGGCTTTAATCCGCAGTCACAGCAGGCTCCTGTCGAAAAAAGGCTGATTATCACAAATAATATTAATGAAGAAGTATTTAATATTTCCCTTGAGGATAACAAAAGAAGCGATTTGCAGGAAATGTACGGTGGTAACAACCATAATTACGAAACAATTGGTTTCGAAGGTAAGATTGATTTAAGCCAATATCTTTTCCAGTCAGAAGCAATCTTTTATCGCCTCTATCTGGAGCTTTCTTATGAAGAAAACGGCGAAATAGTAAAAGTATTAAGCCCAAGATTAAAGTTTATTTCCTTTAATCCAAAATATAAAAGACAAAAAAGTATTATTTCAACTGTATATGGAAAGAAAAGAGTGCTGCTTAAATCAACAGCAAAAAATAATTATCTATCCCTTAAAGTGGCGGACTACAATGCAAAACAAGAGCTGAAAAGCAGAATTAAAGGCAAGCTTGTGCGCATTAAAAGAAGCAGAAAAGCGAAAAAGCTCTTTAAGCTTGCATTTAAAATGCTCGGCATGCTTCCAGCAAGCAAGAAAACAGTTATATTTGAAAGCTTCTTAGGAAAACAGTATAGTGACAGTCCAAGAGCAATTTATGAATATTTGAAAGAGAATCATCCAGAGTATAAGCTGTACTGGAGTGTTGATAAAAGATTTATCCAAAACTTTGAGAACAGAGGTATCAATATTACGCCAAGATTCTCAGTTAAATGGCTATTCAGGATGGCTAGGGCACAATATTGGGTCAGCAACAGCCGTTTGCCTTTGTGGATTCCTAAGCCAAAGAACACGACATATTTACAGACATGGCATGGCACGCCACTAAAACGTCTAGCAGCAGATATGGATGAAGTGCATATGCCTGGCACGAACACGAAAAAGTACAAAAGAAACTTCCTTAAAGAAGCAAGCAACTGGGATTATCTCGTTTCTCCGAATGCGTACTCTAGTGAAATCTTTGCAAGAGCATTTGATTTCGACAGGAAGATGATTGAATCAGGCTATCCGCGTAATGATGCATTGATTAATGATAACCATGTTGATAACATTACAGCGATTAAAGAAAAGTTTGCTTTACCACTTGATAAAAAAATCATCCTATATGCACCGACATGGAGAGATGACCAGTTTTATGGTAAAGGAAAATACAAGTTTGATTTGGAGTTAAAACTCGATCAGCTAAAAGAAGAGCTAGGCGATGACTATATCGTTATTTTGAGAATGCACTATTTAGTGGCAGAGAATTTAGATCTAACTCCATATGTTGGTTTTGCATACGACTTTTCAAATTATGAGGATATCAGAGAGCTATACTTGATATCTGATTTGTTGATTACCGATTATTCTTCCGTATTCTTCGATTACGGTAACTTAAGAAGACCGATGATCTTCTACGTATATGATATAGACACATATCGCGACAAGCTGCGTGGCTTTTACTTTGACTTTGAGCAGAAGGCACCAGGTCCATTGGCAAAAACGACGGATGAAGTTATTGCATATATCCGTCAAGCGGAAAAGGAGCCTCTTAACGAACAATTCGAGGAGTTCTATAATACGTTTTGTTATTTGGAAGATGGGGAAGCATCTAAGAGAGTGGTTGAAGAAGTATTCCTTAAGTAGAGCAATCTTGCTTAAAGCTTACATTAAAAAGCCCATTTAGTCCTATTTGGCTTATGAGAGAAGGGTTAGGTTTACATGGTTTCAATGTTTAAAGTGTTAAAAGAACAATATGATAATTTTCATTTGATCAATAGACTGGCTGCATATGAACTGAAAAGCGCCAATAACAATAACTATTTGGGAAGCTTATGGGAGCTGTTGAACCCTGCTATCCAAATTGCGATTTATTGGTTTGTGTTTGGTTTTGTTCAGAACAGACCGGCTGTTGAATATGGCGATGGAAAATACGCTTTCTTTCCATGGATGCTAGCAGGTATCACTTTATGGTTCTTCATTTATCCGTCGATAACACATGGATCGAAATCGATTTATACAAGGCTGAAGATGGTGTCTCGCATGAATTTTCCGTTGAGTGCAATACCATCCTATGTAATTTTATCCAAGCTGATGCCGCAATTGCTGTTAATGCTTGTGACAATCATTATTTTTCAGTTTATGGGATTACCTATTAACATATACTATTTGCAGCTTCCATACTTTTTGGTTGTAACAATTCTATTTTTGTTTTCATTGTCCTTAATCACATCAACCATTTCAACAATTGTGAGGGACTTTCAAATGCTTGTTCAATCATTGATGAGAGTACTGCTTTATACTACACCAATACTT is part of the Niallia taxi genome and harbors:
- the galU gene encoding UTP--glucose-1-phosphate uridylyltransferase GalU, with translation MSKVRKAIIPAAGLGTRFLPATKAMPKEMLPIVDKPTIQYIVEEAVASGIEDIIIVTGKGKRAIEDHFDNAWELEENLVAKEKFDLLDKVKESSNVDIHYIRQKEPKGLGHAVWCARNFIGDEPFAVLLGDDIVDSDDPCLGQLMSQYDETLSSVIGVQVVPDAETHRYGIVDPIEGSGRRHQVKKFVEKPKQGTAPSNLAIIGRYIFTPEIFRFLEEQEVGAGGEIQLTDAIEKLNQIQRVFAYEFEGNRYDVGEQLGFIQTTIELALKRDDIKDKLEVYLKDLVGNMQDEPVNNK
- a CDS encoding PA14 domain-containing protein: MFFSIFGLLLINPEHKLAADTGWSGDFYNNTNLSETGISVQFPSLHLNWGYDKPMSGVNANNFSASFTTKLNVQESQRDYFLQTFADDGVRMYVDDKLSIDSWSKSGQTISKPINLTAGVHNVKTEYSEAGGKAILFSDVLPFDSWVGYLYNNTTKKGAPEDALLYTPTSNSDLSFNYGYNAPGAKNIGSNNFSMKLYTYKKLAAGQYVIHTKSDDAIQIFIDNKKVLEKTSPGEEQIIVDVANSSQGSTHAIRVEYVEKTGKSYLDFSITPVKEELAESSWLAAYYNSTTAAGIGNVYGGNSSTSKISNVFYNWKTAAPNTKTAKDNFSASYYKLLNKGDYFVHTIADDGISATINGQPLFNRWSSSSGKENKAVIPNLQSAGILKINYLEKTGGAFVSADVLPYGQWLGYYYANTSLKGVPANKKIIKGDGNGAFSFDAGTGAPAAGVPVNNYTAQFITAMKLTAGDYVLRYSADDGIRVYVDDKLVLDKWTSSNSSENTVKININDIATTDAAKKDVHWIKVQYLEKSGKSKLNFDIKPLQQSVTTSDWLNVFYPNKTLTGTGTVIGGKYAKTKISSIQYKWNKNAPLAGIPADGFSASFLKKITGGQDYFVSTFADDGMRVKVDNKSVINRWSNSGGVYNNGLITSLSSGEHVIQADYYDNTGSAYAYADVQPLGNWIAYYYNNTTLTGAPVASKGVNNSNSMTLTQNFGTAAPAASVNADGFSAKYVTAKRIEAGEYVIRGLSDDGIQVFIDGQPVIDQWNNGSYREKATKVKIADTKDGNIHWIKVRYYDNKGTAKFELSFVPYTAENLVNSTGWYAEYYPKIIGADETPAYTLSDNVQPVVIGGQNSINKITAVNFDWGTGSPASTLGTDKFSAIYRKTVEITEDGLYNFTVQADDGVILEIDGERVINSWESTSSGKREVTGYKLAKGTHEFVLKYYDNTGKASVSFEMKKTKAVYTAYDYLNYSLADAAAIQASKSAQTDKKYKAYVREDVFSYISSYSGYGLINSGSWNVRGGASLNDWIIGKFSTGDKVTILSKTAKDSSGYYWYEVDFYKYYDEIAAATTDMPAQYRLSYNYWVNAGPADIQYYLNPDNFMSDEKQKLQFLKLSASASLNEAEVNAKILVGKGIFAEKASSFIEAGKQYGINEIYLISHALLETGNGFSELATGVTVSSVDGKAVEPMKVYNMYGIGAYDASPTQSGSEYAYKHGWTTPEKAIIGGAEFIGKNYINNATYQQDTLYKMRWNSNNPGVHQYATDIGWASKQVNRMKSLYDLLDSYEMYFEIPIYK
- a CDS encoding glycosyltransferase family 2 protein produces the protein MSNYNKKQFEAQNKIEYNNDGYYVYNKKSSIFSALKKKKEKLLTVVTPVYNAEKYLSKTVDSVINQTIGFDNVEYILVDDGSNDNSRPMLLEYAQKYQNMMVVFLKENTGTPAQPRNLGIELATAPYITFLDADDWLENNGLEVLYNILKETNDDYVVGKTIQVENKSTKIVGEHESCKERRGIQATSIPHIFQHLGPRSRMMKTSLLRDNNIRYPEMKYAEDKQFFIDVLVATKTISTTTNVIYYLNRLDENDASLTKQTSIMQKMDTNIKVIDYVKAKKLDEKTEKMILNRLYEFDCITRFFNRQHFFKSKNKQAYYDKFNEVIETTKDLSYSIEDQFFHPINKVVYNMFLNGEQDKIADLFKWDKKEKVKDIVILENEPYMVTPFEDKKHIRVSMAGFYEEGAFGESDYVLDFHLYGDSIDNVNDIILRDRGNTVNQYSFELERIDKHHFRLTLPLTTMLEFGKGSYAIFIRYNEYQKISLIRMDYTQKVMDKKLYQFYTTINSNLGLNIK
- a CDS encoding CDP-glycerol glycerophosphotransferase family protein, with amino-acid sequence MSESGYVHKQAHKVIIDNDQLSVKFCFKHELLEAKQTSLVLIQRGSENVIEGSIKQIDINEDFGIYESAISLTENKEELIKTSTWDLYLLVKDEDTETETDTDTEKKFRIKSNKAALELNYYMFAEAGTMFYAYTTNKGNVSFRTVQQRIIANIEEAHLTNGSLVHISGYGFNPQSQQAPVEKRLIITNNINEEVFNISLEDNKRSDLQEMYGGNNHNYETIGFEGKIDLSQYLFQSEAIFYRLYLELSYEENGEIVKVLSPRLKFISFNPKYKRQKSIISTVYGKKRVLLKSTAKNNYLSLKVADYNAKQELKSRIKGKLVRIKRSRKAKKLFKLAFKMLGMLPASKKTVIFESFLGKQYSDSPRAIYEYLKENHPEYKLYWSVDKRFIQNFENRGINITPRFSVKWLFRMARAQYWVSNSRLPLWIPKPKNTTYLQTWHGTPLKRLAADMDEVHMPGTNTKKYKRNFLKEASNWDYLVSPNAYSSEIFARAFDFDRKMIESGYPRNDALINDNHVDNITAIKEKFALPLDKKIILYAPTWRDDQFYGKGKYKFDLELKLDQLKEELGDDYIVILRMHYLVAENLDLTPYVGFAYDFSNYEDIRELYLISDLLITDYSSVFFDYGNLRRPMIFYVYDIDTYRDKLRGFYFDFEQKAPGPLAKTTDEVIAYIRQAEKEPLNEQFEEFYNTFCYLEDGEASKRVVEEVFLK
- a CDS encoding ABC transporter permease — encoded protein: MVSMFKVLKEQYDNFHLINRLAAYELKSANNNNYLGSLWELLNPAIQIAIYWFVFGFVQNRPAVEYGDGKYAFFPWMLAGITLWFFIYPSITHGSKSIYTRLKMVSRMNFPLSAIPSYVILSKLMPQLLLMLVTIIIFQFMGLPINIYYLQLPYFLVVTILFLFSLSLITSTISTIVRDFQMLVQSLMRVLLYTTPILWPIQDRFGEKLQLIMQLNPFYYLIEGVRYSLLGEGWFFIEHGWLTLYFWAIMLVFLFLGSYLHVRFRRHFIDFL